A region of the Verrucomicrobiota bacterium genome:
ACTTCGCGTTTGCTCTTTCCAGTGCCGAACAAGATCGGCGACAGGTCCACGCCGTCAATCACTCGGTCGCTCGGAATCGGCGCTTTGGCTAGAGCGAGAAAAGTTGGAAAGAGGTCCAACGTGGAAGCCAGTTCATGAGAGACGGCGCCGGGTTTGATTTTGCCCGGCCACCACGCGATGCCCGGCTCCCGCATGCCGCCTTCCCAGGTGCTGCCTTTGCCGTCGCGCAACAAACCGGCGGAACCGCCGTGCTCATTGAACGTCAGCCAGGGGCCGTTGTCGCTGGTGAAGAAAACCAGGGTGATGTCCGCGAGCTTCTCCCGCCGGAGCGTGTCCAGGATTTGGCCGACCGACCAATCGATTTCTTCCACCCCATCGCCGAACAATCCGCGCCGGCTTTTGCCCAAGAACTTTTCCGAGGCGAAGAGCGGCACGTGAGGCATCGTGTAGGGCAGATAAAGAAAGAACGGCCGCGTTTTGTTTCGCCGGATGAACTGAATGGCTTCCTCGGTATAACGGCGCGTCAAGGTCGCCTGGTTCGCGGGCCGTTCGAGGATGGATTCATCGCGCATCAGCGGGACTTGCCAGTAATCGATTTTCGGATCCAGGAAAACGGCTTGGCCCAGTTTCGAGTCGGCCACGCGATCCATGTCGTTCGAGTAAGGCAGGCCAAAGTAGGAGTCGAATCCGTTTTGCGTCGGCAAATATTGAGGGCGATGACCCAGGTGCCATTTGCCGATGCAAGCGGTCGCGTAGCCTTTGGTTTTCAGCGCTTCGGCGAGCGTGATTTCTTCCGCGGGCAAACCGCCGGCTGAATTCGGAAACAGGACTCGGCGAGTATCGCTGCACAGGCCGCTCCGAACCGCCAGCCGTCCCGTGAGCAGGGCCGCCCGGCTCGGCGTGCAAACGGGCGCCGCCGAATAGAAGTCCGTGAAGCGCATCCCTTCCGCCGCCATGCGATCCAGATTGGGCGTGCGGATCGTCGGGTGGCCGTAGCAACCGAGGTCGCCGTAACCGAGGTCATCGGCAAACAGGATGACAAAATTCGGCGAAGTCGCGCGCCGAGTCGCGGCCTGTGTGGTTGCGGCTTGAAGCAGGCCAAACGAAATCAATGCGAGCAGGCAACCCTCAAACAAACGACGCTGGAGCGAGGCTCCCGCCGAGCGTTTCGTCTCTTCCGTGGGCCGAAGCCGTAACCCCGTTGGGGTTGATCCCGTGTTCTCGGCATTCCCCAGGGTAGCTCGTTCCTCGCAACCCTGGGCTTTGCGTCGGAATCCCGTTGAGATTCTAGCCGGCCGAGTTGCGTGAAAGGAGCAGGCCGCGAGCACGCTCGCCCCACCTTCACTAAGGGTCTGTGCAAAAATAACTTCCGGTTTTGGCGGGAGCGCCGCCTGGCCGGATGCAAGGCGCGAGGAGGGAGCATCCCCGTTTTGGGGCTGTGACCGACGAGCAACGCCGCAGCCGGCCAGGCGCCGCCCCGCCCCGGAGGGCTGGGGCGATTTCGCTTTCTGGCTTCGTTTCTCCTCAGTCGCAGAGCCCTGGCTATGCTCCTTCGTCGTGCCTCGCCAGAAAGCGAAATCGCCTCCAGCAAAACCGGAATTTATTTTTGCACAGACCCTTAGAGCGTGTCCGAAAATTGCGCGGGGTCCTGCGGCGAGGGATTTTGGCTGTGGCCAAGGCGGCGAGGTCCGAGCATCCCCAACGCGGGCTGTAAGGACCGAGCCAACGCAGGCCACGGACAAAAGACCCGCCGCCCGGAGGGTTTTCGCGCCAAAGGCCGCCTGGCTTCGTTGCTCCTCAGTCGAAGATCCAGGGAGGATATTCTCCTTCGTTGCGCCTCGCCATCCGGCCTTTGGCGCGAAAACAGGACCCCGCGGAATTTTCGGACACGCTCTTAGGCCGCTTCAACGCTACGCTCGCCGGCGGAGAGTGCGCGGAAGCAGCCTGAAGGCTGCGGTCCGCACGGTTTTCGATTCATGGCCCGCGAGCAGGTCCGTGAGGAACAGGAGCTTCCCTTGAACAGGATCTTGAGATTCGCCGCCCGCGCCGCCCTCCTTCTTTTGATCGTCGCCCTGGAAGCCCAGGCGCAATCTCCCCGGCGCCAGGATTTCCTCTGGGTCGTCACGAACCGAAACGCGACCGTCTATTTGTTGGGTTCCATCCACGCTTTGCGGCCGTCCGATTATCCGCTGCCGGCGGCGCTCGACCTGGCGTTCTGCGACGCGAGTCGCGTTGTGTTCGAAATCAAGTATGAGGAACTCAATTCGCCGCTGGGCTTGAGCTACGTTTCCTCGCGGTCAGTTTATCCGAACGGCGAATCGATTCAGCAGCATATCTCGCCCGAGACGTATCAGTTGCTCAAGAATTACCAGCTTCAGACGGGGGCGAATTTCAGCGACAGTTACCGGCCCTGGTACGCGCTGGCGCTGATCAGCAACCAGGAAATCAAACGGCTCGGTTACAACGACCTCCTCGGCGTGGACCGGCATTACTACGACCGCGCGAAGGCCGATCGCAAACCCATCCTCGCGCTGGAGACCCTCGCGTTCCAAATCGACCTCCTGGCCGACGCGCCGGCTTCCCAACAGGAGAAAGAACTCCGCGAGTTGCTCGCGGACCGCGGCGGTTTTGCGCAAAGCCTGGGCGAACTCGTCGCGACCTGGACCTCAGGCGACCTGGCCGGATTTGCCCGGATCGTTGACCGAGATCGCCGCGCAAGCCCGGAGGCGCACGCCCGCATTTTCACCGACCGCAATAATCTTTGGCTGCCCCTGATCGAAGCCTGGTTGAAGGAAGATCAGGTGACGCTCGCCATCGTTGGCGCCGGTCACTTCGTCGGAGATGATGGCATTGTCAATTTGCTCCGGAGGAAGGGTTACTCAGTCCGGCAACTTCCCCTGCTGCCGACTCGACTTCTGACCGTTACTCGCGCCCAAGACGGCGCGACCGAACTCAGCTTCGACGTGATCACAGGTCACAACTATGCGATCGAGGCTTCAGTCGATCTGCTCACGTGGAGTGTGATCCACAATTTCGTCAGTTCGGCCACGACGCGGAATTTTCTGGACGTGTCCGCGCGTAGCCAGGCGCACCGGCTCTACCGGTTGAAAAACCTGGACGAGATCGCGGCGCCTTACTGATCAGACCGTGGGATAGAATACACTTTGTTGCGTCGCATTTGGGCTCAGGCGCGACGAAGGAGAATATCCCTGGTGGATCTTCGACTGAGGAGCAACGAAGCCAGAGCCCAAATGCGGCGCAACCCGCAGGGCGAGGGGTCTTTTGGCCCGCCGCTTCGTCGCCCGCTCGTTGTGGATCGCAGGGATACACCGCCTCGCGCGCTCCTTGCGGCTGGCCAAAATCCCTCCTGGCAAAGTGTATTCTATCCCACGGTCTGATCAGTAAACGGACGTGAAGCCATTCGGACCGCGGATAGCGCGGATGGGCGCGGATCAGTCAAGATGGGATCTTCTATCCGCGCAATCAGCGTGATCGGCGGTTTGTCATGGCAGAGAATCGGGGCTGTTTGAAAATGCTCCGACCGAGTTCTCTGTTCGGTGCAGGCGCTGACTGAACCAACCCAGCTTTTCTTTGTTGGTGTAGTAAAGCAGCCCGATGATCCGCATTTCAACAGTCAACCAGTAGAGGCTGAGAAAGCTTGCGACGAGGGCAGGCAGAAGCGGTATTTCGATCATTCCCATCACGCGCTCGAAAAAAGTCGCGATGGCGACGGCAGCGCCGTGATTCGGTCTGGCCCTGCATCCGGGCGGATCGTGTATGTGCGGCCATCCCGGCGACGGACTTTGGCGGCGCCGTCACGATCGGAGGCGTCCAAGACTGCGTTGGGAACCCGGTCCAGCTCTCGAACCGTGAATGTCTTCATGGCCGACAATTTGTCGGCATTCGGACCACCCGTCAGGCTGAGACAACCTCTATGGCTCGACGTTTCGGTTATGACGAAGTTCGCCGCTCATCAAATCGTCACGCTAAAATCTAACCTCGCAAATCCATTGTCAGTCAGCCAAACCAATTGACGGTCTCTCAGTCGCTGGCATCGGGGTTCCAATCGCCGCGGTAAAGTCGATGTTCTCTTTCCTGATTCCGCTGAGATTTTTCCTCCGCCTCAAGCGCTTCGATCTCTTCCGTGGTCATCACGGTGTCGGGAACGATTGGATCGGATTCAACCCGAAGGGTTCGCGCGATTTCCGTGCCGTCCACCGCGAGCACGACGCGATATGTCCCTGGCCCTACGGAAGGCGCCGCGCCGCCTCGACCCCCCCCGCCGCTGCCGCCGCCACGACCGATTGCGCCGCCTTCGCTGGCCCCGGCTCCACCGCGACCGGATCGAGGTCCGATCCCTGGCGCCACAGCCGAAGCCGCTCCGCGCGCGAGGCTGTTGGTTGAGCGCGGCGCGGCGCCTCGAAGATCCCAGACCAGGCGATGCAACCCGGGCTCTTTCCGGGGCGCAAGCTCGCGCAGCGTCGCCCCGTTGATATCGACGATCTTGAGCGAGATGCGATCGGCCTTCTTGGGAAGCGAATAATAAATCTGCGCGCCACTCGCCGGGTTCTGGCCGACGAAACGGCGGTTCGTTCGGCCGCGCGCCGGTTCGCTGCGCCAGCGGACGGCCGGGCCGGGCTGATAAAGCGCGGGCTGGTCCGCCAGATACTCCGCCTTGATCTGACGGAGAGACGACACGTCCAGCACCCACAGGCTGCGGCCATGCGTGGCGGCGACGATCTCGCCGTTCTCCGGGTGGAGGGCGAACTCATGCACTGCAACGGTGGGTAAATTCGCGCCGAGCCTGTTCCAATAAACTCCCCGATCCAGCGAAAACCAGGCGCCGAACTCCGTGCCGAGGAACAGCAGGTTCGGATTCTCGAGATCCTCGCGCAACACGCGTGTCGAACCCCAGGGCAAATTGGACCGAAGCGATTTCCAGGTCTTGCCGAAATCTTCGGTGACGTACACGTAAGGTTCATCGTCGTCCGAGCGATGGCCGTCGAAGACGACGTAAGCGCGGCCTTCGACAAAGCGGGACGGTTCGATGCTGGCGACCCAGCGAGGTCCCCTCGCCGGTCCTTCCACCTCCGCTGCGCTTCGGGGGGACGAGCCGGCCACCTTCGCCACGGTCCCCCTCTCTCTGTCCCTGTCCCCCTCGGAGGGGGAGAGGCTGTCCGCAGGACGGGAGAGGGGGCCGTTTGCGGTGAGGGGCTTCAAACTTTCCAATCCAATATTCCGCACGATATTCGTCCACGTTTTGCCGCTGTCGCGCGTGATCCAGAGCGCGCCGTCGTCCGTGCCCGCGTAAAGCACGTTCGGATTTCGCGGCGATTCCGCGAGGGCCGTCGCGCTGCCCCATTTCGTGAGCGTAATCTCCGGCGAGATGATTTGAAGATTGTTGCCGCGATCGAGCGAGCGGAAAACGTAGTTTCCTGCCGAATAGAAAATGCGCGAGTTATGGCTGGAAAGAATGAACGGCGTGTTCCAGTTGAATCGATACGCGGGCGCGCCGTCGGGGCGTTGCGGGCGGATCGACACGCGTTCGCCCGTGCGGACGTTGCGCCGGAAGATCGCGCCGTTCTGGCTTTCCGCATAAATCAAATCCGGATCGTTCGGATCGACGCGGCAGACGAAGCCGTCCCCGCCGCCGATGGACATCCAATCTTCGTTGATGGGCCCGGCGCCATCGAGTCCCGCGCTGGGGCCGCACCAGGAACCATTGTCCTGCAAACCGCCCGCGAGGTGATACGGCTGCTTCGGGCAAATGGCGACGTGGTAAAACTGGCCGAGCGCCATGTGATTGAGGTGATCCCAGTTGGCCGCGCGATCGTAGGTCGCGTAAAAGCCGCCGTCGGTGCCGACGATCATGTGGCGGCCATCCCGCGGATTGATCCAGAGCGTGTGCTGATCCGCGTGGATGCCGCGCCCGCCGTCCGGCCGGAAAATCTTCCCGCCGTTCGTCGAGCGGTAAAGCTGCACGCCCAAAACGTAGAGGTAGCTATCATCACCGGGATCGACGCGGATTTTGCTGAAGTACATCGGACGCGGGTTGACGCTGTTGATGCGCGTCCAGGTCTCGCCGCCGTTGGTGGATTTGTAAACGCCGCCGTAATCGAAGCTGTTCGGCCCTTGCTCGTCCTGCACGTTTTCCATTTGGCCGCCCAACGACGCGCCGGAAGGCCGCGTCTGGCTGGGACCGCCGGTTTGGGAGCGCTCGGCCAATGGCACTTCAATCTGATGGCGCTCCTGGTCGCGAAGCACCTGGAGCTTCAGTTTGTCGCCCGCTCGGTGCGCGCGGATTTCCGCGACGAGTTGCCCGTATTTGTCGATGGCCTTTTCGTTGACCGATTGCACGAGGTCGTCCGACTTGAGCCCGGCTTTGGCGGCAGGACCTTCGGCCACAATCGAAGTGAGCCGGACGCCGTTCGCCGCGTCTTCTCCCGTGACACCGAGATACGCTCCGCTCGCCGGCGCTCCTCCACGCCCGCCGCGCTGGCCGCGTCCGCCGCCCGGACCGCCCGCCGGACGCTCGGCCAGAGTGACCTCGATTTCCTGAGGCTGATCGTCGCGGAGAATTTTGATCTTCACTTTGTCGCCGGCGTTGCGGGCGCGGATGTCGTCGAGCAATTCGCTGTAGCTTTGAAGGGCTTTGTCCGCGATGGCCAGGATCACATCATCAGATCGAAGTCCTGCGCGATCGGATGGTCCATTCGGCACAACACTGGTGACTTTGGTCCCGTTCTCTGCGTCTTCGCCAGCCAGACCGAGATACACACCGCCCGCCCCTCCCGGAGTCACGGGGCGGCGCTCCAGCGTGAGGACGATCTCCAGAGTTTTGTCGCCACGGAGCACCTTGAGTTTGAGTTTGTCGCCGACTTTGTGATTGCGGATTTCCTCGTTGAATTGCTCGGCCTGAGTGATGGCTTTGCCTTCGATGGTTTGAATGAGGTCGTCGGGTTGCAGGCCCGCTTTGGCGCCGGGGCCATTTTCCACGACTCGCGCCAGGCGAACGCCGCTTTCGGCGTCCTCGCCAAAGATCCCGGCGTAAACGGCGATGCCCGTTCGCGGCGGCGTGCCCATGCCGATCTTCTCGGTGTCAATGATCGCGAAAACAATGTTCGGATCCTTGCGATACCAATCGAGGCCGATGCGCCCCATGTTGCACGTCGGGAGTCCGCTGGTGAGTTTGCGCCAGCTTTTGCCGCCGTCGGTGGTTTTGTACAAACCCGAGCCCGGCCCCCATTTCTTGATCGGATCGTACGTGTCGTAGCCATCCGGCATTGGGTCGCCCGGATGCGAGTCATAGCCGTCGCGCAGGCGCTCCCAGGTCGCGGCGATCAATGTGTCCGGATCGGTCGGGTGCATGCGCATGTCGATGACGCCCGTCTTGTCATCGACGTAAAGAACCTTTTCCCAAGACTCGCCGCCGTTGGTGGTTTTAAACACGCCGCGTTCTTCGTTTGATCCGTAGAGACGTCCCAGCGCCCCGACATAAACGACGTTGGGGTCTTTCGGATGGATCAGGACGCGTCCGATCTGAAAAGATTTCTTCAGCCCCATGTTTTTCCAGGTCTTGCCGCCGTCGGTGGATTTATAGACGCCGTCGCCGTAAGAGACGGAGTTGCGCGGATTGTTCTCGCCCGTGCCGACCCAGACGATGTTCGGGTCCGAAGGCGCGACGCAAACGGCGCCAATCGACACCGTGGTTTCGCGGTCGAACTGGTGAACAAACGTGATGCCGTTGTTGGTGGTCTTGAGCAACCCGCCGGAAGCCGTGGCCACCCAATACGTGCAAGGATCGGACTCGACGACTGCCAGGTCCACGGAGCGTCCGCCCATGTTCGCAGGGCCGATGGAGCGCCAGGTCAAGGCCCGGAGCCAGTTCGTGCCAAGCGTGATGGCTTTCGGTTCGGGAGCGTCAACTCTGGCTGATGCGTTGGCCGCCGGCGCCCCGCCCTGCAACTCTTTGACGGCGCGGATCAATTCCTGGATTTGCTTCTCGATCTGTTCGAGGCGTTGTTGGTCCCTCGCCGTGAGCGGCTGTTCTTGCGCCAGAGCGGGGAAAGAGTTCGTAGTGAGCAGGGTCACGAGTGCCAATCCGATCAGGATTGCCCGAAAGGTCCCTGCACCAAAGTGGCCTCGGAGCAGCGCAGCCACTCGTCGGTTTCGAGACCCCTTCCCCCTCACCCCGGCCCTCTCCCCAGGGGAGAGGGAGAACGGTTTTCCGTCGCTCGCCCAAAACAAGCGCGTCGAACAGCACTCAGGCCGGCATGCAAGCCTCCCTCTCCCTGAAGGAGAGGGCCGGGGTGAGAGGGAAGTGAGCGCTGTTCTGCTCATAGGATGCCAAGAATGCTCCGGCGCTGAAGAGGCGATTTTTCGCAGTCCTCGGCAGGTACAGTCACACGGGGAAGGTGGGGTTACTGGGGTTTTCATACTGGTTTCATGACGGTTCAAATCGCGGTTGAGGTTTCTGCACGGCGGTTTTTGCGTAGCTCGGACTTACAGACTACCCGGATTGGTCGGAATAATCACGGCCCG
Encoded here:
- a CDS encoding sulfatase codes for the protein MLALISFGLLQAATTQAATRRATSPNFVILFADDLGYGDLGCYGHPTIRTPNLDRMAAEGMRFTDFYSAAPVCTPSRAALLTGRLAVRSGLCSDTRRVLFPNSAGGLPAEEITLAEALKTKGYATACIGKWHLGHRPQYLPTQNGFDSYFGLPYSNDMDRVADSKLGQAVFLDPKIDYWQVPLMRDESILERPANQATLTRRYTEEAIQFIRRNKTRPFFLYLPYTMPHVPLFASEKFLGKSRRGLFGDGVEEIDWSVGQILDTLRREKLADITLVFFTSDNGPWLTFNEHGGSAGLLRDGKGSTWEGGMREPGIAWWPGKIKPGAVSHELASTLDLFPTFLALAKAPIPSDRVIDGVDLSPILFGTGKSKREVFFYYRDTELFAIRKGPFKAHYLTQTGYGVPKPEKHDPPLLFHLGHDPSEKHNVAKNHPDVLADLAREWERHRLNLVPGKPQLDARLEAN
- a CDS encoding PDZ domain-containing protein, which encodes MKTPVTPPSPCDCTCRGLRKIASSAPEHSWHPMSRTALTSLSPRPSPSGRGRLACRPECCSTRLFWASDGKPFSLSPGERAGVRGKGSRNRRVAALLRGHFGAGTFRAILIGLALVTLLTTNSFPALAQEQPLTARDQQRLEQIEKQIQELIRAVKELQGGAPAANASARVDAPEPKAITLGTNWLRALTWRSIGPANMGGRSVDLAVVESDPCTYWVATASGGLLKTTNNGITFVHQFDRETTVSIGAVCVAPSDPNIVWVGTGENNPRNSVSYGDGVYKSTDGGKTWKNMGLKKSFQIGRVLIHPKDPNVVYVGALGRLYGSNEERGVFKTTNGGESWEKVLYVDDKTGVIDMRMHPTDPDTLIAATWERLRDGYDSHPGDPMPDGYDTYDPIKKWGPGSGLYKTTDGGKSWRKLTSGLPTCNMGRIGLDWYRKDPNIVFAIIDTEKIGMGTPPRTGIAVYAGIFGEDAESGVRLARVVENGPGAKAGLQPDDLIQTIEGKAITQAEQFNEEIRNHKVGDKLKLKVLRGDKTLEIVLTLERRPVTPGGAGGVYLGLAGEDAENGTKVTSVVPNGPSDRAGLRSDDVILAIADKALQSYSELLDDIRARNAGDKVKIKILRDDQPQEIEVTLAERPAGGPGGGRGQRGGRGGAPASGAYLGVTGEDAANGVRLTSIVAEGPAAKAGLKSDDLVQSVNEKAIDKYGQLVAEIRAHRAGDKLKLQVLRDQERHQIEVPLAERSQTGGPSQTRPSGASLGGQMENVQDEQGPNSFDYGGVYKSTNGGETWTRINSVNPRPMYFSKIRVDPGDDSYLYVLGVQLYRSTNGGKIFRPDGGRGIHADQHTLWINPRDGRHMIVGTDGGFYATYDRAANWDHLNHMALGQFYHVAICPKQPYHLAGGLQDNGSWCGPSAGLDGAGPINEDWMSIGGGDGFVCRVDPNDPDLIYAESQNGAIFRRNVRTGERVSIRPQRPDGAPAYRFNWNTPFILSSHNSRIFYSAGNYVFRSLDRGNNLQIISPEITLTKWGSATALAESPRNPNVLYAGTDDGALWITRDSGKTWTNIVRNIGLESLKPLTANGPLSRPADSLSPSEGDRDRERGTVAKVAGSSPRSAAEVEGPARGPRWVASIEPSRFVEGRAYVVFDGHRSDDDEPYVYVTEDFGKTWKSLRSNLPWGSTRVLREDLENPNLLFLGTEFGAWFSLDRGVYWNRLGANLPTVAVHEFALHPENGEIVAATHGRSLWVLDVSSLRQIKAEYLADQPALYQPGPAVRWRSEPARGRTNRRFVGQNPASGAQIYYSLPKKADRISLKIVDINGATLRELAPRKEPGLHRLVWDLRGAAPRSTNSLARGAASAVAPGIGPRSGRGGAGASEGGAIGRGGGSGGGGRGGAAPSVGPGTYRVVLAVDGTEIARTLRVESDPIVPDTVMTTEEIEALEAEEKSQRNQEREHRLYRGDWNPDASD
- a CDS encoding TraB/GumN family protein, encoding MAREQVREEQELPLNRILRFAARAALLLLIVALEAQAQSPRRQDFLWVVTNRNATVYLLGSIHALRPSDYPLPAALDLAFCDASRVVFEIKYEELNSPLGLSYVSSRSVYPNGESIQQHISPETYQLLKNYQLQTGANFSDSYRPWYALALISNQEIKRLGYNDLLGVDRHYYDRAKADRKPILALETLAFQIDLLADAPASQQEKELRELLADRGGFAQSLGELVATWTSGDLAGFARIVDRDRRASPEAHARIFTDRNNLWLPLIEAWLKEDQVTLAIVGAGHFVGDDGIVNLLRRKGYSVRQLPLLPTRLLTVTRAQDGATELSFDVITGHNYAIEASVDLLTWSVIHNFVSSATTRNFLDVSARSQAHRLYRLKNLDEIAAPY